In one window of Chanodichthys erythropterus isolate Z2021 chromosome 23, ASM2448905v1, whole genome shotgun sequence DNA:
- the LOC137014246 gene encoding uncharacterized protein isoform X2 has protein sequence MPLSNNEKSARHRAKVNADPVARARYLAKRRESYQRRKREGKTKHPAVSELSKERQAELRHKWRQYQRSRRNKLRNLPLQSCSHFEMSSQWLQDFAPYSPSSELDSSSARQESPVSSYSWMKQEPETEVIQWENINSPPAADYTEQDNTLSSATSMIPPIMEDVPSSVMLTITKLHCLLESKQERIEALERQVQELQEDRKFLRSQIENLTGALSAHVCRGVSDETVGES, from the exons aTGCCACTATCAAACAATGAGAAATCAGCTCGACACAGAGCAAAGGTGAATGCTGATCCTGTTGCCAGGGCCAGATACCTTGCAAAAAGAAGAGAAAG CTATCAAcgaagaaagagagagggaaagaCAAAACATCCTGCAGTATCCGAACTCTCTAAGGAAAGACAGGCGGAATTGAGGCACAAATGGAGACAGTACCAGAGAAGTCGCAGAAACAAGCTTCGTAATTTACCTCTGCAATCCTG CTCTCATTTTGAGATGAGCTCTCAATGGCTGCAGGATTTCGCTCCTTACTCCCCCAGCAGTGAGCTTGACTCCAGCTCTGCGAGACAGGAAAGTCCCGTGAGCAGCTACAGCTGGATGAAACAGGAACCAGAGACTGAAGTAATCCAGTGGGAAAATATAAACTCACCACCAGCTGCTGATTATACAGAGCAGGACAACACTCTGAGCAGTGCCACCTCCA TGATACCGCCGATCATGGAAGATGTACCCAGCAGTGTTATGCTGACCATCACGAAACTGCACTGTTTGCTGGAAAGCAAACAGGAGAGGATTGAAGCATTGGAGAGACAGGTGCAGGAACTACAAGAGGATCGCAAGTTCCTCCGCTCTCAGATCGAGAACCTCACTGGCGCTCTCTCTGCTCATGTCTGTCGAGGGGTTTCAGATGAAACAGTAGGAGAAAGTTAA
- the LOC137014246 gene encoding uncharacterized protein isoform X1 codes for MVISDASLKMPLSNNEKSARHRAKVNADPVARARYLAKRRESYQRRKREGKTKHPAVSELSKERQAELRHKWRQYQRSRRNKLRNLPLQSCSHFEMSSQWLQDFAPYSPSSELDSSSARQESPVSSYSWMKQEPETEVIQWENINSPPAADYTEQDNTLSSATSMIPPIMEDVPSSVMLTITKLHCLLESKQERIEALERQVQELQEDRKFLRSQIENLTGALSAHVCRGVSDETVGES; via the exons ATGGTGATTTCAGATGCTAGCCTAAAG aTGCCACTATCAAACAATGAGAAATCAGCTCGACACAGAGCAAAGGTGAATGCTGATCCTGTTGCCAGGGCCAGATACCTTGCAAAAAGAAGAGAAAG CTATCAAcgaagaaagagagagggaaagaCAAAACATCCTGCAGTATCCGAACTCTCTAAGGAAAGACAGGCGGAATTGAGGCACAAATGGAGACAGTACCAGAGAAGTCGCAGAAACAAGCTTCGTAATTTACCTCTGCAATCCTG CTCTCATTTTGAGATGAGCTCTCAATGGCTGCAGGATTTCGCTCCTTACTCCCCCAGCAGTGAGCTTGACTCCAGCTCTGCGAGACAGGAAAGTCCCGTGAGCAGCTACAGCTGGATGAAACAGGAACCAGAGACTGAAGTAATCCAGTGGGAAAATATAAACTCACCACCAGCTGCTGATTATACAGAGCAGGACAACACTCTGAGCAGTGCCACCTCCA TGATACCGCCGATCATGGAAGATGTACCCAGCAGTGTTATGCTGACCATCACGAAACTGCACTGTTTGCTGGAAAGCAAACAGGAGAGGATTGAAGCATTGGAGAGACAGGTGCAGGAACTACAAGAGGATCGCAAGTTCCTCCGCTCTCAGATCGAGAACCTCACTGGCGCTCTCTCTGCTCATGTCTGTCGAGGGGTTTCAGATGAAACAGTAGGAGAAAGTTAA